One region of Bartonella alsatica genomic DNA includes:
- the mltG gene encoding endolytic transglycosylase MltG — protein MSDVKNENPLADVDDISSNHMVNNNGVLALKKRKKSFIVRNPLVILGHFFLMLIVVIILAISIPLYIGKSIFEGKGMAEEEQVVLIYPGTGIREIASLLEKRGLIRSSDVFVYGVGYHQKTTHLKAGEYLIPAHASMRDIMDILVKGKSIEYTFTVPEGLTVQQVFDRLAANKILIGDLPKVLPPEGSLMTDTVHFIRGTTRKEIINRLRKGQEKLIHAIWATRSPDLPIKSIDEFVILASIVEKETGIAAERPKVAAVFYNRLAKRMRLQSDPTVIYGLFGGRGLPSGRAIYRSDLEKETPYNTYKIDGLPPTAIANPGRDSLKAVAHSPRSDVLYFVADGSGGHVFSRTLEEHNINVRKWRALKATH, from the coding sequence ATGTCCGATGTGAAAAATGAAAATCCACTAGCGGACGTAGATGATATCTCTTCGAATCATATGGTAAATAATAATGGTGTGTTAGCACTTAAGAAACGAAAGAAGTCATTTATCGTACGTAATCCGTTGGTTATTCTCGGTCATTTTTTTCTGATGCTGATTGTGGTTATTATTTTGGCCATAAGTATTCCTCTTTATATTGGAAAAAGTATTTTTGAAGGAAAGGGGATGGCTGAGGAGGAGCAAGTTGTTCTTATTTATCCTGGAACAGGTATTCGTGAAATTGCTTCACTACTTGAAAAACGTGGTCTCATTCGATCATCTGACGTTTTTGTTTATGGAGTTGGTTATCATCAAAAAACAACACATCTTAAGGCTGGTGAATATTTAATTCCAGCACACGCCTCGATGCGGGATATTATGGATATCCTTGTGAAAGGCAAATCTATTGAATATACGTTTACAGTACCGGAAGGTTTGACGGTTCAACAAGTTTTCGATCGATTAGCTGCTAATAAAATTTTAATTGGGGATCTTCCAAAAGTTTTGCCTCCAGAAGGCAGTTTGATGACGGATACTGTTCATTTTATTCGAGGAACAACGCGTAAAGAAATTATAAACAGATTGCGCAAAGGACAGGAAAAATTAATTCATGCTATATGGGCTACGCGCTCACCTGATTTACCAATAAAATCCATCGACGAATTTGTCATATTGGCATCAATTGTTGAAAAAGAAACAGGAATTGCAGCAGAAAGACCCAAAGTTGCTGCAGTGTTTTATAACCGTCTTGCAAAACGTATGCGCCTTCAATCTGATCCAACGGTAATTTATGGTCTCTTTGGTGGAAGAGGATTGCCTTCAGGCCGTGCAATTTACCGTTCAGATCTTGAGAAGGAAACACCATATAATACTTATAAAATTGATGGTTTACCACCAACAGCTATTGCAAATCCAGGCCGAGATTCTTTGAAAGCCGTGGCGCATTCACCAAGAAGTGATGTGCTCTATTTTGTAGCTGATGGTTCTGGAGGGCATGTTTTTTCTAGAACTTTAGAGGAACATAATATAAATGTGCGCAAATGGCGTGCATTAAAAGCAACCCATTGA
- a CDS encoding peptidylprolyl isomerase, with translation MNKLKKCILALSCVASLNVNNLLVNEFLISPVFAQTAIVITVNGNPITNYDIQRRAAFLKLQQKQGNLVEQAKNELINEALKDTEIKRRNIEVSNSEVESAFENFATQNNMTIDQLNQILTQNDITVQHFKNYIRGQIGWGRLVHARYQAEMSMITEQEAVRRILKNGGVKPSTNQYTLQRIIFVIPAHRRSEIFEKRQREANNFRAHFQGCANSQKQASGILDVTIRHLGKFLEPQLPSAWEQDILATPAGKMTRFQETSDGIEALAVCKIKRVSDDYVARLIFSIQDNKQKNSQSLEKLSEKYLEELRQIARIQNS, from the coding sequence ATGAATAAATTGAAAAAGTGTATTCTTGCCTTATCTTGTGTTGCATCTTTGAATGTAAATAACCTGCTGGTAAATGAATTTTTAATTTCACCGGTCTTTGCACAAACTGCCATTGTTATTACAGTCAATGGTAATCCTATCACAAATTACGATATTCAAAGGCGCGCTGCTTTCCTCAAATTGCAACAAAAGCAGGGCAATCTTGTTGAGCAAGCTAAAAATGAGCTCATCAATGAGGCTCTTAAAGATACTGAAATAAAGCGCCGGAATATTGAAGTGAGCAATAGTGAAGTTGAGAGCGCTTTTGAGAATTTTGCAACGCAAAATAATATGACAATTGATCAGCTTAATCAAATTCTGACTCAAAATGATATCACAGTGCAACACTTTAAAAATTACATCCGTGGACAAATAGGATGGGGTCGTCTTGTTCATGCGCGTTATCAAGCTGAAATGAGTATGATTACTGAACAAGAAGCCGTGCGCAGAATATTAAAAAATGGTGGCGTAAAACCTTCAACTAATCAATATACACTACAGCGAATTATTTTTGTCATTCCTGCACACCGGCGTTCAGAAATTTTTGAAAAACGTCAGAGAGAAGCAAACAATTTTCGCGCTCATTTTCAGGGATGTGCTAACTCCCAAAAGCAAGCAAGCGGTATTTTAGATGTTACTATCCGTCATTTAGGAAAATTTCTCGAGCCCCAACTTCCTAGTGCATGGGAACAAGATATCCTCGCAACACCTGCCGGAAAAATGACTCGATTTCAAGAGACATCTGATGGGATTGAAGCGCTTGCTGTCTGCAAAATAAAAAGAGTTTCTGATGATTATGTTGCTCGGCTGATATTTTCCATTCAAGATAATAAGCAAAAAAATTCTCAGTCACTTGAAAAATTAAGTGAAAAGTATTTAGAAGAATTGCGTCAGATAGCGCGTATTCAAAACTCATAA
- the rsmA gene encoding 16S rRNA (adenine(1518)-N(6)/adenine(1519)-N(6))-dimethyltransferase RsmA: protein MPIDNLPPLREVIDMYGLQAHKSLGQNFLFDLNLTSKIALQAGNLEGKPVIEVGPGPGGLTRALLAKGATVIAIERDERFIPALLEIEKHYPKKLKVICNDAMQQNFSKLFEISPEKPRIIANLPYNIGTQLLLNWLLAEPWPPFYESMTLMFQREVAKRITAKPRSAHYGRLSVLTGWRTIAKIAFDVPPQAFTPVPQITSSVVHIIPRPQPLTCSAKKLSFITKTAFGQRRKMLRQNFKTLGGEMLLEKAGIDGTRRAETLSISEFVTLTNLVI, encoded by the coding sequence ATGCCAATAGATAATTTACCTCCTCTGCGTGAGGTTATTGATATGTATGGATTGCAAGCTCATAAATCATTGGGACAAAATTTCCTTTTTGATCTCAATTTGACATCTAAAATCGCTCTTCAAGCAGGAAATCTAGAAGGAAAACCTGTTATTGAAGTAGGTCCAGGCCCTGGAGGTTTGACACGTGCCTTACTTGCAAAGGGTGCCACAGTAATAGCGATAGAACGTGATGAGCGTTTTATACCAGCTCTCTTAGAAATAGAAAAACACTACCCAAAAAAATTAAAAGTTATTTGTAATGATGCGATGCAGCAAAATTTTTCAAAACTTTTTGAAATATCTCCAGAAAAACCACGCATTATTGCAAATCTTCCCTATAATATCGGAACACAACTCTTATTAAATTGGCTGTTGGCTGAACCATGGCCTCCTTTTTATGAATCAATGACATTGATGTTTCAGCGTGAAGTTGCAAAACGTATTACTGCTAAGCCTCGATCTGCCCACTATGGACGCCTTAGTGTCTTAACTGGCTGGCGTACTATTGCTAAAATTGCTTTTGATGTGCCTCCTCAAGCCTTCACACCAGTTCCTCAAATAACCTCTTCCGTTGTTCATATCATTCCTCGACCGCAACCTCTTACCTGCTCCGCAAAAAAATTAAGCTTTATAACAAAAACCGCTTTTGGACAAAGACGAAAAATGCTTCGTCAAAACTTTAAAACTCTTGGAGGTGAAATGCTTTTAGAAAAAGCTGGGATCGATGGAACACGCCGTGCTGAAACACTTTCAATTTCCGAATTTGTGACGTTAACTAATTTGGTGATCTAA
- the fabF gene encoding beta-ketoacyl-ACP synthase II: MRRVVVTGLGLVSPLAGSVEYSWKRLLEGKSGVRRITEFDVSDLSCQIAARIPLGDGTDGTYNADLYMDPKEQRKVDAFIVYAMAAAGQALSDAEWFPKSDEDQICTGVLIGSGIGGIEGIVEAGDTLRDKGPRRVSPFFIPGRLINLASGYVSIKYGLRGPNHSVVTACSTGAHAIGDAARLIALGDADVMVAGGTESPINRISLAGFSACRALSTCRNDDPERASRPYDTDRDGFVMGEGAAVVILEELEHAKKRGARIYAEIIGYGLSGDAYHITAPSESGEGAQRSMMAALKRAQVNVSDIDYINAHGTSTMADVIELVAVERVLGHYASQVSMSSTKSSVGHLLGAAGAAEAIFCILAIRDNIAPATLNLDNPSIETKIDLVPHKPRERRIDTILSNSFGFGGTNASLVMRRFGE; encoded by the coding sequence ATGAGACGTGTTGTTGTTACTGGTTTAGGGTTGGTATCTCCATTAGCTGGTAGTGTTGAATATAGTTGGAAACGCCTTCTTGAGGGAAAAAGTGGTGTTCGACGCATCACTGAATTTGATGTATCTGATTTGTCATGCCAGATCGCTGCTCGTATTCCTTTGGGAGATGGAACAGATGGTACATATAATGCTGATTTGTATATGGATCCCAAGGAACAGCGTAAGGTTGATGCATTTATTGTTTATGCAATGGCTGCTGCTGGACAAGCACTTTCAGATGCTGAATGGTTTCCAAAGAGTGATGAAGATCAGATTTGCACAGGTGTATTAATTGGTTCGGGGATTGGTGGTATTGAAGGGATTGTTGAGGCTGGCGATACACTTCGTGATAAAGGTCCACGGCGTGTTTCTCCTTTTTTTATTCCAGGACGTTTAATTAATCTTGCTTCTGGTTATGTTTCTATTAAGTACGGTTTGCGCGGTCCCAATCATTCGGTTGTAACGGCTTGTTCTACAGGTGCGCATGCAATTGGGGATGCGGCGCGTTTGATTGCATTGGGTGATGCAGATGTAATGGTGGCAGGCGGCACTGAATCTCCGATAAATCGAATATCTCTTGCTGGTTTTTCTGCTTGTAGAGCTCTTTCTACTTGTCGTAATGATGATCCTGAACGAGCATCACGTCCTTATGATACTGATCGTGATGGTTTTGTGATGGGGGAGGGAGCTGCGGTTGTCATTTTAGAAGAACTTGAACATGCAAAAAAACGCGGTGCTCGTATTTATGCTGAGATTATTGGCTATGGTTTATCTGGTGATGCTTACCACATTACTGCGCCTTCAGAGAGTGGTGAAGGTGCACAGCGTAGTATGATGGCTGCTCTTAAGCGTGCGCAAGTGAATGTAAGCGATATTGATTATATTAATGCTCATGGAACTTCAACGATGGCCGATGTCATAGAGTTGGTGGCTGTTGAGCGTGTTTTAGGTCATTATGCGTCACAAGTATCTATGTCATCAACAAAATCGTCTGTGGGGCATTTACTTGGCGCAGCTGGTGCTGCTGAGGCTATTTTTTGTATTTTAGCTATACGAGATAATATTGCTCCAGCTACACTTAATCTTGATAATCCCTCAATTGAAACGAAAATTGATCTTGTTCCGCATAAACCGCGCGAACGAAGGATTGATACGATTCTTTCCAATTCCTTTGGGTTTGGTGGAACAAATGCGTCTTTGGTTATGCGGCGTTTTGGAGAGTAA
- the fabD gene encoding ACP S-malonyltransferase, producing MVAAFTFPGQGSQIVGMGKVLTEQFVAARMVFEEVDDALDEKLSDIIFEGPVDVLMLTENAQPALMAVSIAIIRVMEQLGFNMETKVKFVAGHSLGEYSALCAAGTFSLTDTARLLRIRGKAMQAAVAVGKGSMAALIGLDEKDVEKICRIVSGEGLCQIANDNGGGQIVISGTAKAVEVAVEIALKKGAKRALLLPVSAPFHSSLMQPAADAMKNAFLSVNAVAPIVPLVANVSVTPESDPERIVTLLVQQVTRRVRWRETIEWIGTNGVDTLFEVGSGKVLTGLARRINKDIKGLSIGTAEEIEAALRVLGV from the coding sequence ATGGTGGCAGCTTTTACTTTTCCAGGGCAAGGAAGTCAGATTGTTGGTATGGGCAAAGTACTTACAGAGCAATTTGTTGCGGCGCGGATGGTTTTTGAGGAAGTAGATGATGCTTTAGATGAGAAATTATCAGATATCATCTTTGAAGGGCCAGTAGATGTTTTAATGTTAACAGAAAATGCGCAACCAGCATTGATGGCCGTATCCATAGCTATTATTCGTGTAATGGAACAGTTAGGCTTTAATATGGAAACAAAGGTAAAATTTGTTGCAGGTCATTCTTTAGGTGAATATTCGGCTCTTTGTGCTGCTGGTACATTTAGTCTTACTGATACTGCAAGGCTCTTAAGGATTCGTGGAAAGGCCATGCAGGCTGCTGTTGCTGTTGGTAAAGGCTCTATGGCAGCACTTATTGGTTTGGATGAGAAAGATGTGGAAAAAATTTGCAGAATTGTTTCTGGAGAAGGATTATGCCAAATTGCTAATGATAATGGTGGCGGGCAGATTGTAATTTCAGGTACAGCAAAAGCAGTTGAAGTAGCAGTAGAGATTGCATTGAAAAAAGGTGCTAAACGTGCACTTCTTCTTCCAGTTTCTGCACCCTTTCATTCCTCATTAATGCAACCTGCTGCCGATGCTATGAAGAATGCATTTTTGTCTGTTAATGCGGTGGCTCCTATTGTTCCTCTCGTTGCCAATGTTTCTGTTACACCAGAGAGTGATCCAGAGCGTATTGTTACGCTTCTTGTTCAACAAGTGACTAGGAGAGTGCGATGGCGTGAAACGATAGAGTGGATCGGAACCAATGGAGTTGATACGCTTTTTGAAGTTGGTTCTGGTAAAGTATTAACAGGTTTAGCACGCCGTATTAATAAGGATATAAAGGGATTATCAATTGGGACAGCTGAGGAAATAGAAGCAGCATTACGGGTACTCGGCGTTTAA
- the rpsR gene encoding 30S ribosomal protein S18 — translation MTDINQTAARRPFHRRRKTCPFSGANAPKIDYKDVKLLQRYISERGKIVPSRITAVSQKKQRELANAIKRARFLGLLPYVIR, via the coding sequence ATGACTGATATCAATCAAACTGCAGCACGTCGTCCTTTTCACCGCCGTCGTAAAACATGTCCGTTTTCAGGTGCCAATGCTCCTAAAATTGATTATAAAGATGTCAAATTATTGCAGCGTTATATTTCAGAGCGTGGTAAAATCGTTCCCTCTCGAATCACAGCCGTTAGTCAAAAAAAGCAGCGTGAATTGGCTAATGCCATTAAACGGGCTCGTTTTCTAGGCTTGCTTCCATACGTTATAAGATAA
- a CDS encoding acyl carrier protein codes for MSDTVERVKKIIVEHLGVNADKVVENASFIDDLGADSLDTVELVMAFEEEFGIEIPDEAAETIFTVGDAVKFIDKASA; via the coding sequence ATGAGTGATACAGTAGAGCGCGTTAAAAAAATTATCGTGGAGCATCTTGGTGTTAATGCAGATAAGGTTGTAGAAAATGCAAGCTTTATCGATGATCTAGGAGCAGATAGCCTTGATACGGTTGAGCTTGTTATGGCTTTTGAAGAAGAATTTGGTATAGAAATTCCAGATGAAGCTGCTGAAACAATTTTTACAGTTGGTGATGCAGTAAAGTTTATCGATAAAGCTTCTGCCTAA
- the pdxA gene encoding 4-hydroxythreonine-4-phosphate dehydrogenase PdxA codes for MAVLVVSGGDPAGIGPEIAIKAWSLRVTHQVPPFVLLADPDIICSCARFLQIDVEVESVFINNPIKNFQTALPIIPLENRQSDQRGLPSPQNTAGIIEAIKRSVQLIQSGHASALVTCPIAKKNLYDAGFKFPGHTEFLADLAHQTSNKCYHPVMMLSGPRLKTVPITVHVPFKEVPLQLTRHLIIQTALITEHDLRKRFKITSPRLAVAGLNPHAGEKGAMGKEDIEIITPAIEYLKKKGLNIVGPLPADTMFHERTRKIYDVALCMYHDQALIPVKTLDFNSTVNVTLGLPFIRTSPDHGTAFDIADKGIASPKSFIAALKLANYLAENSLISCQ; via the coding sequence ATGGCTGTACTTGTTGTTAGTGGTGGTGATCCTGCCGGAATTGGTCCTGAAATAGCTATAAAAGCGTGGAGTTTGCGTGTTACTCATCAGGTTCCACCTTTTGTTCTGCTTGCTGATCCAGATATTATTTGCTCGTGTGCTCGTTTTTTACAGATAGACGTTGAAGTAGAGTCTGTCTTCATCAATAATCCTATAAAAAACTTTCAAACCGCTCTTCCCATAATACCATTAGAAAATCGACAAAGTGATCAACGAGGTCTACCTTCTCCCCAAAATACTGCTGGAATAATTGAGGCCATTAAACGCAGTGTTCAATTGATTCAAAGTGGGCATGCATCTGCATTGGTTACTTGTCCTATTGCCAAAAAGAATCTTTACGATGCCGGATTTAAATTTCCAGGTCATACAGAATTTTTAGCTGATTTGGCCCATCAAACCTCCAATAAATGTTATCATCCAGTAATGATGTTATCCGGTCCTCGTTTAAAAACGGTACCCATTACTGTTCATGTTCCATTCAAGGAAGTTCCTTTACAGCTCACACGTCATTTAATCATTCAAACGGCGCTCATTACTGAACACGATTTAAGAAAGCGATTTAAAATAACTTCACCCCGACTAGCTGTTGCTGGACTTAATCCTCATGCTGGAGAAAAAGGTGCAATGGGGAAAGAAGATATTGAAATTATTACTCCTGCTATTGAATATCTTAAAAAGAAAGGTCTTAATATTGTAGGTCCATTGCCTGCTGATACAATGTTCCATGAAAGAACAAGAAAAATATATGATGTTGCTCTTTGCATGTATCATGATCAAGCCCTTATTCCTGTAAAAACATTAGACTTTAACTCCACTGTTAATGTCACGTTAGGGTTACCTTTTATTCGCACTTCTCCAGATCATGGAACTGCTTTTGATATTGCTGATAAAGGGATAGCTTCTCCAAAAAGTTTTATTGCTGCCCTTAAACTTGCAAACTACCTTGCAGAAAATAGTTTGATATCATGCCAATAG
- the rplI gene encoding 50S ribosomal protein L9, translating to MDIILLERIPRLGQMGDIVSVKDGYARNFLLPQGKALRANEANKKHFETQRAQLEAYNLERKSEAQKVAEKLDSKSFVAIRSAGETGQLYGSVSTRDISQIITDEGFSISRNQVELNHPIKTIGLHNITLSLHPEVQISVIINIARSASEAQRQAEGENLTSTEAIYDIQEELLEDKQEELLAKENNENDTNGN from the coding sequence ATGGATATTATCCTACTTGAGCGTATTCCTCGTCTTGGTCAGATGGGCGATATTGTCTCAGTTAAAGATGGTTATGCACGTAATTTTCTCTTGCCTCAAGGTAAAGCTTTACGCGCGAATGAAGCTAATAAAAAACATTTTGAAACACAACGTGCACAACTTGAAGCGTATAATCTTGAACGCAAAAGCGAAGCACAGAAAGTTGCTGAAAAACTTGATAGTAAATCATTTGTTGCCATCCGTTCAGCTGGTGAAACAGGGCAACTTTACGGATCTGTATCAACACGTGATATTTCTCAAATTATTACAGATGAGGGTTTTTCCATTAGTAGAAATCAGGTCGAACTTAACCATCCAATAAAAACTATCGGCCTTCATAATATCACTCTTAGCCTACACCCTGAAGTTCAAATTTCTGTGATCATTAATATTGCACGTTCGGCTAGTGAAGCACAACGCCAAGCAGAAGGTGAAAATTTAACCTCTACTGAAGCAATATATGATATTCAAGAGGAGTTATTAGAAGACAAACAGGAAGAGTTATTAGCAAAAGAAAATAATGAAAACGATACAAATGGCAATTAA
- the gmk gene encoding guanylate kinase produces the protein MIFFEEELCAKKRNQRRGFLFILSSPSGAGKSTISRLLLKDGQLELSISMTTRQKRPSEVDGLHYHFISKKEFERKRDGDEFIEWAQVHGNYYGTLRESVENVLSAGRDMLFDIDYQGTEQLQKKMPGDTVSVFILPPSMKELISRLNCRAEDSQDIINLRLKNARMEMQHWHSYDYIVINEDLNQSILLIKSIYLAETAKRERCSFLESFIDGLIAEKIG, from the coding sequence ATGATATTCTTTGAGGAAGAATTGTGTGCTAAAAAAAGAAATCAACGACGCGGTTTTTTATTTATTCTCTCTTCACCTTCAGGAGCTGGCAAATCAACTATTTCACGGTTACTTTTGAAAGATGGGCAATTAGAACTCTCTATAAGTATGACGACACGGCAAAAACGTCCTAGTGAAGTAGATGGCCTTCATTATCATTTTATTTCAAAGAAAGAGTTTGAACGCAAGCGTGATGGTGATGAGTTTATTGAATGGGCACAGGTTCATGGAAATTATTACGGAACTTTACGTGAAAGCGTTGAAAATGTGTTGAGTGCTGGTCGAGACATGTTATTCGATATTGATTATCAAGGCACTGAACAGCTACAAAAAAAGATGCCAGGTGATACTGTATCTGTTTTTATTCTTCCACCATCAATGAAAGAGCTCATTTCGCGTTTAAATTGTCGAGCAGAAGATAGCCAGGATATCATCAATTTACGATTGAAAAATGCACGAATGGAAATGCAACATTGGCATTCTTACGATTATATTGTCATTAATGAGGATTTAAATCAGTCCATCTTGCTTATTAAATCGATTTATTTAGCTGAAACAGCAAAACGTGAGCGATGTTCTTTTCTTGAATCTTTTATTGATGGGCTTATTGCTGAAAAGATTGGATAA
- the rpsF gene encoding 30S ribosomal protein S6, which yields MALYEHMFLARQDMAPQQIDELLNVYKGVIEAHGGKVGRIENWGLRPLAYRIRKNRKAYYILINIDAPAAAIFEVERQMRINEDILRYMTIRVEKHEKGKSVVLSRLDRNDHIDQDEERSRSPRRQREVAIEGVE from the coding sequence ATGGCTCTTTATGAACACATGTTTCTTGCCCGACAGGATATGGCTCCGCAGCAAATTGATGAACTTTTGAATGTTTACAAAGGTGTCATTGAAGCGCATGGTGGAAAAGTTGGGCGTATAGAAAATTGGGGTCTTCGTCCCCTTGCGTATCGTATTCGCAAAAACCGTAAGGCTTATTATATACTGATTAATATCGATGCGCCAGCCGCAGCAATTTTTGAAGTTGAACGTCAAATGCGCATCAATGAGGATATTTTGCGTTACATGACTATTCGCGTAGAAAAACACGAAAAAGGGAAATCTGTTGTGCTTTCACGCCTTGATCGTAATGATCATATTGATCAAGATGAAGAGCGTTCTCGTTCTCCACGGCGTCAACGTGAAGTTGCCATAGAAGGAGTAGAATGA
- a CDS encoding undecaprenyl-diphosphatase — MIFLNQIDAALFEMFAGNHQSWSLLVLFSIFCAKFLIYIVPIHLFVLWFSGGEMERRVVLSICVAICAALFIGYLISLIYFHPRPFVMGLATPLIKHHATASFPSNHALTIASYMASLYFYRYKIAFKFAALFVCLICWGRIFVGVHYPFDVLAGTILGSLISWGVIQFLAPYFPKFLYQIPPLKYNLKRDTRSK, encoded by the coding sequence ATGATTTTTTTAAACCAGATTGATGCTGCGCTTTTTGAAATGTTTGCTGGCAATCATCAATCATGGTCGCTTTTGGTTTTGTTTAGTATTTTTTGCGCAAAGTTTTTGATTTATATCGTTCCTATACATCTTTTTGTGCTATGGTTCTCTGGTGGAGAGATGGAACGACGCGTAGTGCTGAGCATTTGCGTAGCAATTTGTGCGGCTCTTTTTATAGGTTATCTCATTTCTCTTATTTATTTTCATCCACGCCCGTTTGTTATGGGGTTAGCAACACCGTTAATTAAACATCATGCGACAGCTTCTTTTCCTAGTAATCATGCCTTAACTATTGCATCTTATATGGCGAGTCTTTATTTTTACCGATACAAAATTGCTTTTAAGTTTGCAGCATTATTTGTATGCTTGATCTGTTGGGGGCGCATCTTTGTTGGTGTACATTATCCCTTTGATGTTTTAGCGGGTACAATTTTAGGAAGTCTGATAAGTTGGGGCGTTATTCAGTTTTTAGCACCGTATTTCCCTAAGTTTTTATATCAAATTCCGCCCTTAAAATATAACCTTAAGCGAGATACCCGTTCTAAATAA
- the fabG gene encoding 3-oxoacyl-[acyl-carrier-protein] reductase: MFKLTGRKALVTGASGGIGEAIVRCFHAQGAIVGLHGTREDKLKEVAADLGQNVFIFPANLSKRQSIKQLAEAAEKEMGGVDILVNNAGITRDGLFVRMQDQDWDDVLAVNLTAVSTLTRALTHSMMRRRYGRIINITSVVGVVGNPGQTNYCAAKAGLIGFSKALAQEIASRNITVNCIAPGFIKSAMTDKLNEKQKETIMTAIPMKRMGIGEEIAFAAVYLASDEASYVTGQTLHVNGGMAMI; this comes from the coding sequence ATGTTTAAATTAACAGGTCGTAAAGCTCTTGTGACGGGAGCATCTGGAGGAATTGGTGAGGCAATTGTGCGTTGCTTCCATGCGCAAGGAGCAATTGTTGGGCTCCATGGAACCCGTGAAGACAAGCTAAAGGAAGTAGCTGCAGATTTGGGACAAAATGTTTTTATATTTCCAGCTAATCTTTCTAAGCGTCAATCAATTAAGCAATTAGCTGAAGCAGCGGAAAAAGAAATGGGTGGTGTAGACATTCTAGTTAATAATGCTGGAATCACTCGAGATGGTCTCTTTGTACGTATGCAGGATCAAGACTGGGATGATGTTTTAGCTGTTAACCTAACAGCTGTTTCTACTTTAACACGTGCATTGACACATTCTATGATGCGGCGTCGCTATGGAAGGATTATTAATATAACATCTGTTGTTGGCGTTGTCGGAAATCCTGGACAAACGAATTATTGCGCTGCAAAAGCTGGTTTGATAGGCTTTTCTAAAGCATTGGCGCAAGAAATTGCTTCACGAAACATTACTGTCAATTGTATTGCTCCAGGATTCATTAAGTCTGCAATGACCGACAAACTTAACGAAAAGCAAAAAGAAACCATTATGACGGCGATTCCAATGAAGCGTATGGGAATAGGGGAAGAAATAGCTTTTGCTGCTGTTTATTTAGCAAGCGATGAAGCATCATATGTGACAGGTCAAACACTACACGTCAATGGGGGGATGGCAATGATCTGA